The window GAATGAGATTTTGACTCTTGAggccacaaaaataaaaattgctgACCCAATGGAGAAAAGGGGAGATAATGATAATATGGAGACCAGAGGAAAAGACTTAGATGCAGAGTTTACATATCAGAATTTTCAACAGGTTGCCAGACAAGCAGATATTTCACCCACGTACATGAATAGAGGGAAATCTGTTGGGAGAGGAAAGAAGAAGCAGCAAAAAGACAGCACTCAAAGCGTTCAAAGTGTAGTTCCAGGGGTTCAAACAAGAAGGACCCATCCTAAACACCACAATTaatgatgaatgccatcttttggAATGTGAGGTCTATGAAGACAATGCAGGCCTTTGAGAGATTAATTACCATGCAAAGGCAGTATCATTTTAAATTCATAGGCATTATGGAACCAAAACAAAAGAAGCAGAAGCTGGAAAGATATAGAAGAAGAATTGGAATGTTGCAGGCATTTTCAAATGTGTCTAACAAAATTTGGGTATTTGTGGATGATGATCATGGGGTGGACATAATACTTGATTTGTCTCAACAGTTGACTTTGAAGCTCACACATCTGGTTACTCGGCTGTCTTTCATGGTTACATTTGTGTATGCAAAATGTGACTCTATTGAGCGTATAGAATTGTGGGACAGTTTATACAATCTGGCAAGTGATATGACCTTACCTTGGCTAGTGGGTGGAGACTTTAATGTCATATGGGATGAGTAGGAGAAGTTTGGTGGACTTCCTGTGTCGCTAAATGAGATAAATGATTTTAGGCATTGCATAAACACCTGTAACTTGACTGATTTGGGTTTCAAAGGTAGTGTGTatacatggtggaatgggagagGTGAAGATGACTGCATATTCAAAAGATTGGACAGATGTTTAGGCAATTTGGAGTTACCACAGAAATGGCCTAATATAGAGGTGACTCACTTGTCCAAAACAGGCTCAGATCATAGTCCAATGATTCTGAAATTTGATCCTGATGTGGCACCTATCAAAAaagctttcaaatttttgaaCTTCTGATGCAAGCATATAACTTTCAAGGAGGTGGTTATACAAAACTGGACAGCAGACTTCATAGGTGATCCATTTTATATGTTCAATCATAaactgaaaaaactgaaaaaagcaCTATCAATATGGAGTAGGGCAACATATGGAGACATATTCCAAAAAATTACTAGTCTTGAAGAGGTGGTTATTGTACATGAAACACAGTTTGAAAGGTTTCCTACATACCAAAATAGAGAGAGGTTACAAAAGGTGCAAGCAGAGCTTATTCGATATCTGGCATTGGAGGAAGAATTTTGGAGACAAAAGTCGGGAATGGCATGGTTCCAGGATGGTGACAGAAATACGAAGTTCTTTCATGCTCAGGTCAATGGTAGGAGAAGAAGATTATAGCTGAAACAAATACAAGATACTAATGGCAATTGGTTAGAGGGTAATAATGATATGGCAGATGAGGCAGTTAGGTTCTTCAAAGAACAGCTCTAGGAAGAAACAACTACTATGTCCTTTGATATTCTTGAACATGTACCAACACTGGTGGATTATGCCCAGAATGTTGAGCTAATTAAGCAGCCAACGAAGGAAGAGGTCAGACATGCAGTTTTTGGACTAAATGGTGATAGTGAAGGGGGTCCGGATGGCTTTACTGGTTGCTTCTTTCATACCTATTGGGACATAATTGCGGAAGATATGGTCAATATGGTACATGCCTTTTTCAATGGACATGAGTTGCCTAGACATATAACTCATACAAATCTAGTGCTTCTGCCAAAAAAAGAAAGAGGTGGTCACCTTTTCAGATATGCGACTTATTAGCCTTAGCAATTTTGTTAACAAGATATTTTCTAGAGTCGTTCATGAAAGGCTAGCAGTGTTACTTCCAAACATAGTTTCTGAGGAGCAGGCTGGCTTTGTAAAGGGTAGGAGCATTGTTGAAAATGTCTTATTAACCCAGGAGATCATCACAGATATAAGGTTGAGGACAAAAGCTGGGCCAAACGTTGTGATCAAGTTAGATATGGCCAAGGCATACGATCGTTTGTCATGGTTGTTTCTAACTAAGGTGTTTAGAAAGATGGGATTTGGGGAAAGATTTATTGGCTTGGTGTATGAAATTGTAGCAAACAACTGGTACTCT is drawn from Nicotiana tabacum cultivar K326 chromosome 22, ASM71507v2, whole genome shotgun sequence and contains these coding sequences:
- the LOC142175981 gene encoding uncharacterized protein LOC142175981 gives rise to the protein MQAFERLITMQRQYHFKFIGIMEPKQKKQKLERYRRRIGMLQAFSNVSNKIWVFVDDDHGVDIILDLSQQLTLKLTHLVTRLSFMVTFVYAKCDSIERIELWDSLYNLEKFGGLPVSLNEINDFRHCINTCNLTDLGFKGSVYTWWNGRGEDDCIFKRLDRCLGNLELPQKWPNIEHITFKEVVIQNWTADFIGDPFYMFNHKLKKLKKALSIWSRATYGDIFQKITSLEEVVIVHETQFERFPTYQNRERLQKVQAELIRYLALEEEFWRQKSGMAWFQDGDRNTKFFHAQVNGRRRRL